From the genome of Flavobacterium sediminis:
ATCTTTTGCTTTGGCAAGTTCTGAATCATATCCAGCTATAGCTATACGCTTTGCTATTTCTTCTTTATTTGTTTTAGATTCATCGTATGTTACTGTTGCTATTTTAGTTTCTTTGTTCCATACTACTGTAGCAATATCATTGATGTTTCCTGCTTTTTCTATCGTTTTTTTACACATTCCACAATTCCCTGAAACTTTAATTTCCTCCGTTTTTGTGTTTTTTGTTTGTGCATTTATAGTGGTAGATAACAATACTGTGATTGCTATCATTATTTTTACTAATGATTTTTTCATTTTATATGATTTTAGTATTCAAAAAGAATTTTTCTTGAATGATTTTTTGAAATAAATTTAAATTGAATAGCAGCTATGATAAATTAAATAAGCATTTTAAACATGATAATTTAAGATTCAAAAGTCTGTTATAAAAAATAGCAAATGCTATAAATTTGACATAAGTATGGCTGTCAAATTTTAAATTTAGCTTATTTTAGGTATAAGCCATATAGAAGAATAACCATCTGACGGTAAGTTTACAGTATGGTAAAATTTTGTTTTACTTGTAGAAAAATCAAAATTATTATTTGTAAATTCTATTTCATTAAAGAAAAAAGCAATGAAACTAACAGAAGAAGTTGTTGTGCAATTTGAGTGTCCGCAACTTCCATTACATCCTTCATCATCCATGCTGTTGTCACAACAGCTTTTTTCTTTTGTATTAGAAGTAGAAACTTCTTTTTCACAAGATTGTTGATTGTCACTACCACATGCAAAAGAGCTGTTAGGAATAAAAAATATACCTAAAAGCAATATTATTATGATGTATGACTTTTTCATTTTTTGTTAAAAAACGTATCAAAGTTAATCAAAATAAATTAATTTTTATAAAGAAAATGTTAATAATACAATTAAAACTTCATTCTTTGTATTCTAACAGCGTTTAATATTGCTAATAAAGCGACTCCTACATCGGCAAAAACCGCTTCCCACATCGTAGCTAAACCACCAGCACCTAGAATTAGAACTATCGCTTTTACTGTAAAAGCTAAAGTGATATTTTGCCAAACAATTTTCTTGGTTTGTTTTCCAATGTTTATTGCTATTGGAATTTTTGAAGGTTTATCGTCTTGAATTACTACATCAGCCGTTTCAATTGTTGCATCACTACCTAAACCTCCCATTGCTATACCCACATTGCTTAAAGCGACTACTGGTGCATCATTAACACCATCACCTACAAAAGCTACTGTTTGGTTTTTAGCTATAATTTCTTTGACTTTATTTACTTTATCTTCTGGTAATAAATCACCAAACGCATTTGTAATTCCTAATTTTTGAGCCACAAATTGTACCACGTTATTTTTATCTCCACTTAACATAGTAGTTTTGATTCCTAATACTTTTAGTTTATCGATAGTTCGCTGTGCATCTTCTTTTATACTATCTGCAATGGTTAAGTAACCGACAAATTTATTATCATACGCCACTGCAATCAGTGTATACACAATACTTGATGGATCAATATCATATTTAATAGAAAACTTATCCATTAATTTAAAGTTTCCCACTAAAAGTTCTTTACCATTTGCACTAGCTTTTAAACCGTGTCCAGCTATTTCTTTAACTTCCTTAAGACTGATTTTACTATCTATTTCTCCAACAAAAT
Proteins encoded in this window:
- a CDS encoding heavy-metal-associated domain-containing protein translates to MIAITVLLSTTINAQTKNTKTEEIKVSGNCGMCKKTIEKAGNINDIATVVWNKETKIATVTYDESKTNKEEIAKRIAIAGYDSELAKAKDEDYDNLPGCCQYDRE